The Microbacterium limosum genome contains a region encoding:
- a CDS encoding Sec-independent protein translocase TatB: MFFGLTIEKLLLIGVLAALIIGPERLPRYAEGLAHLLGRLREFLRGAKTRVRDEMGSDFDDVDWRKLDPRQYDPRRIIREALLDDPPIPAVKPVSANPAAAVAPVAPVAAVRAQAQPAREPGTPPPFDSEAT; encoded by the coding sequence ATGTTCTTCGGCCTGACGATCGAGAAGCTCTTGCTGATCGGCGTCCTCGCCGCGCTCATCATCGGGCCCGAGCGGCTTCCCCGGTACGCCGAGGGTCTGGCGCACCTCCTCGGGCGCCTGCGGGAGTTCCTGCGGGGCGCGAAGACGCGTGTCCGCGACGAGATGGGCTCCGATTTCGATGACGTGGACTGGCGCAAGCTCGACCCGCGCCAGTACGATCCCCGGCGCATCATCCGCGAGGCGCTGCTGGATGACCCGCCGATCCCCGCGGTCAAGCCCGTGTCCGCCAACCCCGCTGCGGCGGTCGCGCCCGTCGCTCCGGTGGCCGCGGTGCGAGCCCAGGCGCAGCCCGCGCGTGAGCCGGGAACCCCGCCGCCGTTCGACAGCGAGGCCACCTGA
- a CDS encoding Mrp/NBP35 family ATP-binding protein: MTSEQAAGAPSEAVRRAVGGVLDPELRRSLAELGMLRDIRVEEGIARVGIALTIVGCPASDRIEREVREAALAVDGVSAAEVSLGVMTPPERAVLTEQLRAGRPRGIPFTADSLTRVIAVTSGKGGVGKSTLTANLAVALAARGLSVGLVDADVHGFSIPGLLGLVDAAGRTARPTRIDDLIVPPVAYGVKVISIGMFLREGDEGQAVAWRGPMLHRTVSQFLTDVHFGDLDVLLLDMPPGTGDVAISVGQLLPHAEVVVVTTPQPAAADVAIRSGLVARQTGQRVVGVIENMAAMSLRGGGSLDLFGSGGGAAVAEALSTDAEPVALLASVPLSPALRTGGDEGAPVVVADPADPASEAILEAAARLIAPRGLAGRSLPFTTG, from the coding sequence GTGACATCTGAGCAGGCCGCGGGAGCGCCGTCGGAGGCCGTCCGGCGCGCCGTCGGGGGCGTTCTCGACCCCGAGCTGCGCCGCTCGCTCGCCGAGCTCGGGATGCTCCGCGACATCAGGGTCGAGGAGGGCATCGCGCGCGTCGGGATCGCCCTCACGATCGTGGGTTGCCCGGCATCGGACCGGATCGAGCGCGAGGTGCGCGAGGCGGCGCTCGCGGTCGACGGCGTTTCGGCGGCCGAGGTCTCGCTCGGGGTGATGACCCCGCCCGAACGCGCCGTGCTGACCGAACAGCTGCGCGCGGGGCGCCCCCGCGGCATCCCGTTCACCGCCGACTCCCTCACGCGCGTCATCGCCGTCACGAGCGGAAAGGGCGGTGTCGGCAAGTCGACGCTCACGGCCAACCTCGCCGTCGCCCTCGCCGCGCGCGGACTGTCGGTGGGACTCGTCGACGCCGACGTGCACGGCTTCTCGATCCCGGGACTGCTGGGCCTCGTGGATGCCGCGGGCCGCACCGCGCGCCCGACCCGGATCGACGACCTCATCGTGCCGCCTGTCGCCTACGGCGTGAAGGTGATCTCGATCGGGATGTTCCTCCGGGAGGGCGACGAGGGGCAGGCCGTGGCCTGGCGTGGACCGATGCTGCACCGCACCGTGTCGCAGTTCCTCACCGACGTGCACTTCGGCGACCTCGACGTGCTGCTGCTGGACATGCCGCCGGGCACGGGGGATGTCGCGATCTCCGTCGGGCAGCTGCTGCCGCACGCCGAGGTCGTGGTCGTCACGACGCCACAGCCGGCGGCGGCCGACGTCGCGATCCGCAGCGGCCTCGTCGCGCGTCAGACGGGGCAGCGCGTCGTGGGCGTCATCGAGAACATGGCCGCCATGTCGCTGCGCGGCGGCGGGAGCCTGGACCTGTTCGGCTCGGGCGGAGGCGCGGCCGTCGCCGAGGCGCTGTCGACCGATGCGGAGCCCGTCGCCCTGCTCGCCTCGGTGCCCCTCAGTCCCGCCCTGCGCACGGGCGGCGACGAGGGCGCGCCCGTCGTGGTCGCCGATCCCGCCGACCCGGCGTCAGAGGCGATCCTCGAGGCTGCGGCGCGGCTCATCGCCCCGCGCGGGCTCGCAGGACGCTCCCTCCCCTTCACCACCGGCTGA
- a CDS encoding DUF1003 domain-containing protein: MARAPRRESLDAPLGRAGLRSRAPQPSRDRFGRATEWVARNMGTPWFLVGLSAFCAGWILWNTIAPEHLRFDSAAFGFTALTLVLSLQASYAAPLILLAQNRQDDRDRVQIEQDRQRAERNLADTEYLAREIVALRLALRDMTDDIVTRDVLRAELKDLLADLDDSQDDPEAAAEREERRAKAERRDRADRGSRDI, translated from the coding sequence ATGGCCCGCGCTCCCCGCCGCGAGAGCCTCGACGCGCCCCTCGGCCGCGCCGGGCTGCGCTCTCGCGCGCCGCAGCCCTCGCGCGACCGCTTCGGCCGCGCCACCGAGTGGGTGGCTCGCAACATGGGCACCCCCTGGTTCCTCGTGGGGCTGTCGGCCTTCTGCGCGGGCTGGATCCTCTGGAACACGATCGCGCCCGAGCACCTGCGCTTCGACTCGGCGGCCTTCGGATTCACGGCCCTCACCCTCGTGCTGTCGCTGCAGGCGTCGTACGCCGCGCCCCTCATCCTGCTCGCGCAGAACCGTCAGGACGACCGCGACCGCGTGCAGATCGAACAGGATCGCCAGCGAGCCGAACGCAATCTCGCCGACACCGAATACCTCGCGCGCGAGATCGTGGCCCTGCGCCTGGCGCTGCGAGACATGACCGACGACATCGTCACGCGCGACGTGCTGCGCGCCGAGCTGAAGGACCTGCTCGCCGACCTCGACGACTCGCAGGACGACCCGGAGGCGGCCGCCGAACGCGAGGAGCGCCGGGCCAAGGCCGAGCGCCGCGACCGTGCCGACCGAGGCTCACGTGACATCTGA
- a CDS encoding magnesium transporter — translation MSTQRVFVARLVGCAVFDPAGDRLGRVRDVVVVFRKDDPPRVVGLVVEIPGRRHVFLSIGRVTTIATGQVITTGLINVRRFQQRGGEVRVVAELLGRKVFLRDGSGSAEIEDVAIERNRIGEWAIGQLFLRRPKTSASPFAKGPTTFAGWKDVREDQEPGGVQSAEQLVATYSELHAADLATTLLDLPEERMIEVADQLPDDRLADALEEMPEDEQAHILERLGDERAADILDAMEPDDAADLLAQLPESRSEALLELMEPEEAQDVRALLAYGPDTAGGLMTPEPIILSAEATVAEALALIRRHELHPALAAAVFVTLPPYETPTGRLLGVVHFQRMLRYPPHERLGTIIDDSIEPVSASAPAAEVARLLASYNLVSLPVIDQAHRLVGVVSVDDVLDHLLPDDWRTNDADEPPAVPVARAAGTRRR, via the coding sequence GTGAGCACGCAGAGGGTCTTCGTCGCGCGGCTGGTCGGCTGCGCCGTCTTCGACCCCGCGGGCGACCGCCTCGGCCGCGTCCGCGACGTCGTCGTCGTCTTCCGCAAGGACGATCCGCCCCGCGTGGTCGGGCTGGTCGTGGAGATCCCCGGCCGGCGCCACGTGTTCCTCTCCATCGGCCGCGTCACGACCATCGCGACGGGTCAGGTCATCACGACGGGGCTCATCAACGTCCGTCGATTCCAGCAGCGCGGCGGCGAGGTGCGCGTGGTCGCCGAGCTCCTCGGGCGCAAGGTCTTCCTGCGCGACGGCAGCGGGAGCGCCGAGATCGAAGACGTCGCGATCGAGCGCAACCGCATCGGCGAGTGGGCGATCGGTCAGCTCTTCCTGCGCAGGCCCAAGACCTCGGCATCGCCGTTCGCGAAGGGCCCCACGACCTTCGCCGGGTGGAAGGACGTCCGCGAGGACCAGGAGCCGGGGGGCGTCCAGTCGGCGGAGCAGCTCGTCGCGACCTATTCCGAGCTGCACGCGGCCGACCTCGCGACGACGCTGCTCGACCTGCCCGAGGAGCGCATGATCGAGGTCGCGGACCAGCTCCCGGACGACCGGCTCGCCGACGCGCTCGAGGAGATGCCCGAGGACGAGCAGGCGCACATCCTCGAGCGGCTGGGCGACGAGCGCGCCGCCGACATCCTCGACGCGATGGAGCCGGATGACGCAGCCGATCTGCTGGCGCAGCTGCCGGAGAGCCGCTCCGAGGCGCTCCTCGAGCTCATGGAGCCGGAGGAGGCGCAGGACGTGCGCGCGCTGCTGGCGTACGGCCCCGACACGGCGGGCGGGTTGATGACGCCCGAGCCGATCATCCTCTCGGCCGAGGCGACCGTCGCCGAGGCCCTGGCGCTGATCCGGCGCCACGAGCTGCACCCCGCCCTCGCCGCGGCCGTCTTCGTCACCCTGCCCCCGTACGAGACGCCCACGGGACGCCTCCTCGGCGTCGTGCACTTCCAGCGCATGCTCCGCTATCCGCCGCACGAGCGTCTCGGCACGATCATCGACGACTCCATCGAGCCCGTCTCGGCGTCGGCGCCCGCGGCGGAGGTGGCCCGGCTTCTCGCCAGCTACAACCTCGTGTCGCTTCCGGTCATCGACCAGGCCCACCGCCTCGTGGGTGTCGTGAGCGTCGACGACGTGCTCGATCACCTGCTCCCCGACGACTGGCGCACGAACGACGCCGACGAGCCACCGGCCGTCCCGGTGGCGCGCGCCGCGGGAACGAGGCGCCGCTGA
- a CDS encoding general stress protein — MSMWGPKAGGKRADQVGETVASFPTYEGAQKAVSQLIAGEVPARQIAIVGLGLRSIERITGRLGYAAAARSGAINGLLIGLLFSLIFVVGAPTVSLQAFVGVLFVGIAIGMLMSLMTYSFVRRRRDYASVMQVVADHYEVTVEAEGLAKARQVLGRASESPAAPAAPAPGAAAPPAPPLPPATPPADPPRYGERTTEPPRYGERIEQPRRSDDDGDAGASGTGGDENR; from the coding sequence ATGAGCATGTGGGGTCCGAAAGCAGGCGGCAAGCGCGCCGACCAGGTGGGGGAGACCGTCGCGAGCTTCCCCACGTACGAGGGAGCCCAGAAGGCGGTGTCCCAGCTCATCGCGGGCGAGGTCCCCGCGCGGCAGATCGCGATCGTCGGGCTCGGCCTGCGCTCCATCGAGCGCATCACCGGGCGACTCGGCTACGCCGCCGCCGCACGATCGGGCGCCATCAACGGGCTGTTGATCGGCCTGCTGTTCTCGCTCATCTTCGTCGTCGGAGCCCCCACGGTCTCCCTGCAGGCGTTCGTGGGAGTGCTCTTCGTGGGAATCGCGATCGGCATGCTGATGAGCCTCATGACCTACTCGTTCGTGCGCCGCCGCCGCGATTACGCCTCGGTCATGCAGGTCGTCGCCGACCACTACGAGGTCACGGTCGAGGCCGAGGGGCTCGCCAAGGCGCGCCAGGTTCTCGGCCGTGCGTCCGAGTCCCCGGCTGCGCCCGCCGCGCCCGCCCCGGGGGCCGCCGCCCCGCCCGCACCGCCCCTGCCCCCGGCGACCCCGCCCGCCGACCCGCCCCGCTACGGCGAGCGCACGACAGAGCCGCCCCGGTACGGAGAGCGGATCGAGCAGCCTCGCCGCTCCGACGACGACGGGGATGCCGGGGCATCCGGCACAGGCGGCGACGAGAACCGGTGA
- a CDS encoding alpha/beta family hydrolase, translated as MKIAVALPRDTVEISAVLEGPADPWAAVVLAHGAGSGMEHPFLVGLAGALNGAGIATLRFTFPYREAGRRLPGPAAHAIATWRAVRDRAADLVDAPLWAAGKSYGGRMASMAAAEDGFAVKGLVYLGYPFHPQGQPEKTRGVHLAAIQEPQLFLSGTDDPFIQPRADFQRVVAGCPAGHLHELPGAGHSFEVKGARRPADEIGASLAPVLTDFVRARS; from the coding sequence GTGAAGATCGCCGTCGCCCTTCCGCGCGACACCGTGGAGATCTCGGCCGTGCTCGAGGGTCCGGCCGACCCGTGGGCGGCCGTCGTCCTGGCGCACGGCGCCGGGTCGGGGATGGAGCACCCGTTCCTCGTGGGGCTCGCGGGCGCGCTGAACGGCGCCGGGATCGCGACGCTGCGCTTCACGTTCCCGTACCGGGAGGCCGGACGCCGCTTGCCCGGCCCCGCGGCGCACGCGATCGCGACATGGCGGGCCGTGCGCGACCGCGCCGCCGATCTCGTCGACGCGCCCCTCTGGGCGGCGGGGAAGTCGTACGGCGGGCGCATGGCGTCGATGGCGGCCGCCGAGGACGGGTTCGCCGTGAAGGGCCTCGTGTACCTGGGCTACCCCTTTCATCCGCAGGGGCAGCCCGAGAAGACCCGGGGCGTGCACCTGGCGGCTATCCAGGAGCCGCAGCTGTTCCTCTCGGGCACGGACGACCCCTTCATCCAGCCGCGTGCGGACTTCCAGCGGGTCGTGGCGGGCTGCCCCGCTGGCCACCTCCACGAGCTCCCGGGCGCGGGGCACTCGTTCGAGGTGAAGGGCGCCCGGCGCCCCGCCGACGAGATCGGCGCGTCGCTCGCGCCGGTGCTGACCGACTTCGTGCGCGCTCGCTCCTGA
- a CDS encoding aminopeptidase P family protein codes for MSATGETGTIETAPQDAAAAQPQGVANRRQRFGQGFLDSISGGWAERPDDAVSQRPQAAFAADRRRAVSAAFPGRRIVVPAGSLKQRSNDTDYPFRPHSAFAHLTGWENDSEPGSVLVLDPDGSAHTATLYFRERADRTTPEFYADAAIGEFWIGPRPSLGAVAADLGLATAHIDAFTATDDDLTVGVDDDLTRFVSELRLVKDAFEIEQLRLAVRVTADGFDDIIRELPRATAHARGERVVEGVFHQRARSDGNGEGYDTIAASGPHACYLHWTRNDGEVVPGDLILVDAGVEVDTFYTADITRTLPVSGRFTPVQRRVYEAVREAADAAFAAARPGARFREVHEAAMTVIAARVAEWGLLPVSADEALDADRGGHHRRYMVHGTSHHLGIDVHDCAQARREMYYDGILEPGMVFTIEPGLYFQIDDVTVPEEYRGIGVRIEDDILMTGDGPVNLSADIPRTADDVEAWMTRLSR; via the coding sequence ATGAGTGCAACAGGTGAGACCGGCACGATCGAGACCGCCCCTCAGGATGCCGCGGCCGCACAGCCGCAGGGGGTCGCGAATCGCCGGCAGCGCTTCGGGCAGGGCTTCCTCGACTCCATCTCGGGCGGGTGGGCCGAGCGCCCCGACGACGCCGTCTCGCAGCGCCCGCAGGCCGCCTTCGCCGCCGACCGGCGCCGCGCCGTCTCCGCCGCGTTCCCGGGGCGCCGCATCGTCGTGCCGGCGGGGTCACTGAAGCAGCGCAGCAACGACACCGACTATCCGTTCCGCCCGCACTCGGCGTTCGCGCACCTGACCGGCTGGGAGAACGACAGCGAGCCGGGTTCCGTGCTCGTGCTCGACCCCGACGGCTCCGCGCACACCGCGACGCTGTACTTCCGCGAGCGGGCCGACCGCACGACGCCAGAGTTCTACGCGGACGCCGCGATCGGCGAGTTCTGGATCGGACCGCGCCCCTCGCTCGGCGCGGTCGCCGCGGACCTCGGCCTGGCCACGGCGCACATCGACGCGTTCACCGCCACGGACGACGACCTCACGGTCGGCGTCGACGACGACCTCACGCGGTTCGTCTCCGAGCTGCGCCTGGTCAAGGACGCGTTCGAGATCGAGCAGCTCCGTCTCGCGGTGCGCGTCACGGCCGACGGCTTCGACGACATCATCCGCGAGCTGCCCCGCGCCACCGCGCACGCCCGCGGCGAGCGCGTCGTGGAGGGCGTGTTCCACCAGCGTGCGCGCAGCGACGGCAACGGGGAGGGCTATGACACGATCGCCGCCTCCGGACCGCACGCGTGCTACCTGCACTGGACCCGCAACGACGGAGAAGTCGTGCCGGGTGACCTCATCCTCGTCGACGCCGGCGTCGAGGTCGACACGTTCTACACCGCCGACATCACCCGTACGCTCCCCGTGTCCGGCCGCTTCACCCCCGTGCAGCGCCGCGTGTACGAGGCGGTGCGAGAGGCGGCCGACGCGGCCTTCGCCGCCGCCCGTCCGGGCGCGCGATTCCGCGAGGTGCACGAGGCGGCGATGACCGTCATCGCTGCCCGCGTGGCGGAGTGGGGCCTGCTCCCGGTGAGCGCCGACGAGGCCCTCGACGCCGATCGCGGCGGGCACCACCGTCGCTACATGGTGCACGGCACGAGCCACCACCTCGGCATCGACGTGCACGACTGCGCGCAGGCCCGCCGCGAGATGTACTACGACGGCATCCTGGAACCGGGGATGGTCTTCACGATCGAGCCGGGCCTCTACTTCCAGATCGACGACGTGACCGTGCCCGAGGAGTACCGGGGAATCGGCGTTCGCATCGAGGACGACATCCTCATGACCGGGGACGGACCCGTGAACCTCTCCGCCGACATCCCGCGCACGGCCGACGACGTCGAGGCGTGGATGACCCGGCTCTCGCGCTAG
- a CDS encoding endonuclease/exonuclease/phosphatase family protein → MLRASGVLLTVLTAIAAAVLTFPGFFRLDQTFPVAQIISFRPLLAVGFGVAAVVFLLLAAARPVRAFALSMVVVLAAAGAANAAVVASRGLGTAELPAATDDSVRVMTWNTAGEATDPALVAQTAVAMGAQIVSLPETTIETGEQVAIAMRELGSPMWAHHVEFGEDSWDAGSTTLLITPDLGDYAVIQSSADGSSNTGVLPSAVAMPVDGEGPIVVAVHAVAPRPAYMQKWRDDLRWLADQCAGDNVIMAGDFNATIDHMARFGVDGGVLGACHDAAADSGNGGVGTWSTDVPALVGAPIDHVLHSSGWRTTGSVVLHSLDGAGSDHRPLVVQLEPTS, encoded by the coding sequence GTGTTGCGCGCGTCGGGGGTCCTTCTCACCGTGCTGACCGCGATCGCGGCGGCGGTGCTGACCTTTCCGGGCTTCTTCCGCCTGGACCAGACGTTCCCCGTCGCCCAGATCATCTCCTTCCGGCCGCTTCTCGCGGTGGGGTTCGGCGTCGCGGCGGTCGTGTTCCTCCTCCTCGCCGCGGCCCGCCCCGTGCGCGCGTTCGCGCTGTCGATGGTCGTCGTGCTCGCTGCCGCCGGCGCCGCCAACGCCGCCGTCGTCGCCTCTCGCGGCCTCGGGACGGCGGAGCTGCCCGCTGCGACCGACGACAGCGTGCGCGTCATGACGTGGAACACCGCCGGCGAGGCCACCGACCCGGCGCTGGTGGCCCAGACCGCCGTCGCGATGGGCGCTCAGATCGTCTCGCTCCCCGAGACGACGATCGAGACGGGCGAGCAGGTCGCGATCGCGATGCGCGAGCTCGGCAGCCCCATGTGGGCCCACCACGTCGAATTCGGCGAGGACTCGTGGGACGCCGGCTCCACGACGCTGCTGATCACCCCCGATCTCGGCGACTACGCCGTCATCCAGTCCTCCGCGGACGGCTCGAGCAACACCGGCGTGCTGCCCTCGGCCGTGGCGATGCCCGTCGACGGGGAGGGCCCCATCGTCGTCGCAGTGCACGCGGTGGCGCCTCGGCCGGCGTACATGCAGAAGTGGCGCGACGACCTCCGGTGGCTGGCCGACCAGTGCGCCGGCGACAACGTCATCATGGCGGGCGATTTCAACGCCACGATCGACCACATGGCGCGGTTCGGGGTCGACGGCGGGGTGCTGGGGGCATGCCACGACGCCGCGGCCGACTCCGGGAACGGCGGCGTCGGAACCTGGAGCACCGACGTGCCCGCGCTCGTCGGGGCACCCATCGACCACGTCCTGCACTCCTCGGGATGGCGCACCACCGGATCCGTGGTGCTCCACTCGCTCGATGGCGCAGGCAGCGATCACCGCCCCCTCGTGGTGCAGCTCGAGCCGACCTCCTGA
- a CDS encoding PHP domain-containing protein, with amino-acid sequence MPSAGYDRWVVGGHRGFAGPTDLHLHSARSDGTETPAGVVRAAYDHGLRTMALTDHDTTAGWHEAARAAASLGMTFVPGIELSAKHEWRSVHLLAYLFDPGDEGLRAETERIRTDRRGRAERIVDRIGRDFDLTWDDVLAQTSDGATVGRPHIADALVARGLAGDRSEAFAGILHPREGYYVPHYAPDPFTAVRLVVAAGGVPVIAHPAPSGRDRMMPEPVIEELVRLGLAGFEIDHRENTPAGKRELHRIAAAHDLIVTGSSDYHGSGKPNLPGENTTSDEMLARILERGTGSAPTGP; translated from the coding sequence ATGCCGAGCGCGGGCTACGATCGGTGGGTGGTCGGAGGGCATCGGGGTTTCGCAGGTCCGACCGACCTGCACCTGCACTCCGCCCGGTCGGACGGCACCGAGACGCCCGCGGGCGTCGTGCGGGCGGCGTACGACCACGGGCTGCGGACGATGGCGCTGACGGACCACGACACCACGGCGGGCTGGCACGAGGCGGCGCGGGCGGCGGCATCCCTCGGGATGACCTTCGTGCCCGGCATCGAGCTCAGCGCGAAGCACGAATGGCGGAGCGTCCATCTGCTCGCCTATCTCTTCGATCCCGGCGACGAAGGCCTGCGCGCCGAGACGGAGCGCATCCGGACCGACCGTCGCGGACGCGCCGAGCGGATCGTCGACCGCATCGGCCGGGACTTCGATCTCACGTGGGACGACGTGCTCGCCCAGACCTCCGACGGGGCGACGGTGGGGCGCCCGCACATCGCCGATGCGCTCGTCGCACGCGGCCTGGCGGGCGATCGCTCCGAGGCCTTCGCCGGCATCCTGCATCCCCGCGAGGGGTATTACGTGCCGCACTACGCCCCCGATCCGTTCACGGCGGTGCGGCTCGTCGTCGCCGCGGGAGGCGTGCCGGTGATCGCGCACCCTGCCCCGTCCGGCCGCGACCGCATGATGCCCGAGCCGGTGATCGAGGAGCTCGTCCGTCTGGGGCTGGCCGGGTTCGAGATCGATCATCGCGAGAACACGCCGGCGGGCAAACGCGAGCTGCACCGGATCGCGGCGGCGCACGACCTCATCGTCACGGGCTCCAGCGATTACCACGGCTCGGGCAAGCCCAACCTGCCGGGTGAGAACACCACGAGCGACGAGATGCTCGCGCGCATCCTCGAGCGCGGCACCGGTTCGGCGCCCACCGGGCCTTGA
- a CDS encoding DEAD/DEAH box helicase — MTTFADLGVDQDIVDALAARGIVDAFPIQEQTIPLGLPGQDIIGQAKTGTGKTFGFGIPVVQRLGFDPAPGVKALIVVPTRELAVQVFEDMDMLTANRPTSVVAIYGGKAYEGQIEQLKAGAQIVVGTPGRLIDLAGQRLLDLSNATEVVLDEADKMLDLGFLPDIEKIFQKVPAVRHTQLFSATMPGPIVTLARRFMSNPIHIRANDPDEGLTQANIRHLVYRAHSLDKDEIIARILQAEGRGKTVIFTRTKRAAQKLVDELGDRGFNAAAVHGDMSQESRERSMAAFKAGKRDVLIATDVAARGIDVDDVTHVINHTIPDDEKTYLHRAGRTGRAGKTGIAVTFVDWDDLHKWALINRALEFGQPEPTETYSSSPHLYSDLGIPEGTKGRLVTAPKTQSVKTQRSGRGSDAAASDDAKGRRRRRSRSGGGEGGAAPGDATVQTEEKRAEGGGTHDGGGAEHHDGHPAPARRRRRRRRPTGATGA, encoded by the coding sequence GTGACGACTTTCGCCGATCTCGGAGTAGATCAGGACATCGTCGACGCCCTCGCCGCGCGCGGCATCGTCGACGCGTTCCCCATCCAGGAGCAGACGATCCCCCTCGGCCTTCCGGGCCAGGACATCATCGGCCAGGCCAAGACGGGAACGGGCAAGACGTTCGGCTTCGGCATCCCCGTCGTCCAGCGGCTGGGCTTCGACCCCGCCCCGGGCGTGAAGGCGCTCATCGTCGTTCCCACCCGCGAACTCGCGGTCCAGGTGTTCGAAGACATGGACATGCTGACCGCGAACCGCCCGACGAGCGTCGTGGCGATCTACGGCGGAAAGGCCTACGAGGGCCAGATCGAGCAGCTCAAGGCGGGCGCGCAGATCGTCGTCGGCACCCCCGGTCGCCTCATCGACCTCGCGGGTCAGCGCCTGCTCGACCTCTCGAACGCCACCGAGGTCGTGCTCGACGAGGCCGACAAGATGCTCGACCTCGGCTTCCTGCCCGACATCGAGAAGATCTTCCAGAAGGTGCCGGCGGTGCGGCACACGCAGCTGTTCAGCGCCACGATGCCGGGGCCGATCGTGACGCTCGCGCGCCGGTTCATGTCGAACCCCATCCACATCCGGGCGAACGACCCCGACGAGGGCCTCACGCAGGCGAACATCCGCCACCTGGTCTATCGCGCCCACTCGCTCGACAAGGACGAGATCATCGCCCGCATCCTCCAGGCCGAGGGGCGCGGCAAGACCGTCATCTTCACGCGCACCAAGCGCGCGGCGCAGAAGCTCGTGGACGAGCTCGGCGACCGCGGCTTCAACGCGGCGGCCGTGCACGGCGACATGAGCCAGGAGTCCCGCGAGCGCTCGATGGCCGCGTTCAAGGCCGGTAAGCGCGACGTGCTCATCGCCACAGACGTCGCGGCGCGCGGCATCGACGTCGACGACGTCACGCACGTCATCAACCACACGATCCCCGACGACGAGAAGACCTACCTGCACCGCGCGGGCCGCACGGGCCGCGCGGGCAAGACGGGCATCGCCGTCACGTTCGTCGACTGGGACGACCTGCACAAGTGGGCGTTGATCAACCGCGCGCTGGAGTTCGGTCAGCCCGAGCCGACCGAGACGTACTCGTCGAGCCCCCACCTCTACTCCGACCTCGGCATCCCCGAGGGCACCAAGGGCCGCCTCGTGACGGCTCCGAAGACGCAGTCGGTCAAGACCCAGCGCTCGGGCCGCGGCTCGGATGCCGCGGCATCCGACGACGCGAAGGGTCGTCGTCGCCGGCGCTCACGCTCGGGCGGCGGCGAGGGCGGTGCGGCGCCCGGCGATGCGACGGTCCAGACCGAGGAGAAGCGCGCCGAGGGCGGCGGAACCCACGACGGCGGCGGTGCCGAGCACCACGATGGACACCCGGCTCCCGCGCGTCGGCGTCGTCGGCGGCGGCGTCCGACGGGCGCTACCGGCGCCTGA